Genomic segment of Eremothecium sinecaudum strain ATCC 58844 chromosome VIII, complete sequence:
GCTCGTTTGGTGCCTTGTTAGGAGATATCAGCTGTCTTAACCATGTATATACAGTAAATCGAACGACGGAATTTCCAAGCTGCCTAGTTATCGTAGGCATGCTACCCTGTAGAAAAGCTCGCACTCCACGAGTCATGTACATCTCCTTAACGGCGGAAATTAAATTACGGGATGGATGCTGTTCATAGTACCGATGGATCGATTCCCGGTTTTCCAGAACAGGATTATGAAATGTCCGTCTTACAGGCGAACCAGCATTAACTGCGGATTTAATTGGTTTTTCCGGCCCTACCGCCTGACTCGATACCAAGATACTATTCTCTATCATTGTAGTTTTGATACTTTCAAAAGGAATCACGCAGAGACTTTCGACAAACCCAGTGATGGCTCCTGCAACAAGTAACCGTACACCCTTTATCGGTTCCTCGGGTAAACTGGGGTCCTGTAAGGCTTTACAAGCCCATTCAAAAGTCGAAAACCGAGCAGCCGTCTTAATTAGCACCCCTACATTCAACGCCGAGCACCCACTGAAATAGTATTTCACCGGGTGTATCATTTGTAGGGGTTCCGCGCCAGGAAGACTTCGATGTAGCTGTAAACCTGTCTTCACGTATTCAAAGGGATGCGAAATCACAGTTTGAAACACGGCAGCTGTAGTCCCAGCCATTACTGCTGGCATCACGTTATTCTAAGTAAACATGCTTATCATTAGTATTCCGAAATTCTGCTTAATAGCGAAAGAAGCCTCGCATTAGTAACATACATGAGTGATATGCATAGAAGATGCATTATTGTCCGCAATACCAGAATTTCGCTCGTTACTCATTCTGAATACAATTCTGACAATATAAGTAGTATAGATAACGTCTTTGTGCGTCGGAATTAGGTTTGATTTGTTGAATgagtattttttttttaaaaatataaTTTTTTTAATCCTTGACTCTTGGCAAGACTAAATCTGTTCTAGACATGAAAATCTCTCTATTTGGATTGCTGGAAGCTAACCTGACCATCTTTGGGAGTTTATTACTACTGAATTTGTTTCCAATTAAAGCTTCTGCAAGTTTTTTGCCACTTGATACCCCTATTATTACTGCTGATATGAACGGGAACCACAATTTTACTGAAATATTCCACAAAATTGATGAATTAACGCCAAAATTCTTAAGTAGGTTACAGACTGCTATTGAGATTCCTGCAGTCTCGTCTAACTACAAGTTACGTGATCAAGTTATTCAGAAAGGTGAGTTTATTGCTGAAGAATTACAGAAACTGGGTTTTACGGATATACAAAAGAAAGACTTGGGTTTCCAGACTACTGAGGATGGTGAGAAGGTCAAGTTGCCTCCAGTAATTTTTTCTAGGTACGGATCTGACCCTAACAAGAAGACCCTCTTGGTTTATTGTCACTACGATGTCCAGCCTGCTAGCAAGAGTGACGGTTGGATCACTGAGCCTTTCAAGTTCCATGTAGACGTTGAAAAGCAATTGGTTAGAGGCAGAGGTGTTTCTGATGATACCGGGCCATTGACTGGCTGGTTGAACGTTGTTGAAGCATACCGGGCTTTGAACCTGGAGTTGCCGGTCAACTTGGTAACATGTTTTGAGGGGATGGAGGAATCCGGCTCATTGGGGTTGGACGAGTTAATTGCGGATGAGGCGAACAAATATTTCAAGGATGTTGACAGTGTCTGTATTACTGACAACACTTGGCTAGGAACGCGCAACCCAGCCTTGACCTACGGTTTAAGGGGAGTCCACTATTACTCTGCCACGGTACGCGGAGCTGCGGTGGACCTACATTCCGGGGGGTTCGGAGGTGCGGTTGCAGAGCCAATGACCGATTTGATTGCCGTGTTAAATAGTTTGGTTGATGGGAAAGGCAAGATCTTAATTGATGGGATTGACGCGATGGTTCCTCCCGTTACAGATGCTGAGCGCGCGTTATACGAGAAGATAGACTACAGCCCAGAAGAAATGGAAGCTTCGATTGGTGCCAATATTAGTTTGTACGACAACAAGGTGGATCTTTTGATGCACAGATGGAGGTTCCCATCTTTGTCTATTCACGGTATTGAGGGTGCCTTCTCTGATCCTGGTGAGAAGACTGTTATCCCAGGCAAAGTTATTGGTAAGTTCTCAATTAGAACTGTTAGTAACATCGATGACACAAAGCTTGACAAGCTAGTCATTGAACATTGTAACAAGGTTTTCAAATCGTTGAACTCTCCAAACAGCTTCAGCGTTGAAATCAGAAATGCGGGGCCCTACTGGCGTTCAGATCCCTCAAATGAGGTATTTGCATCCGCAGCAAAAGCTATTAAGGATGTCTTCCATAAAGAACCTGAATATACTATGGAAGGTGGTAGTATACCAATTACGATTACTTTCCAAGAAAAGTTGAAAGCACCTGTTTTACTATTGCCAATTGGCAGAATTGATGATGGTGCACACTCTACCAATGAAAAGTTGGATTTCAGCAACTACTATGGTGGAATGAAAGTAATCGCAGCATATATGCAATACTATGCTGATGCTGCTTAACTGCGTATGTTTTAGTATGCAATTCCCAGCAGGTTTAAAATATGTATTCGATGCTAGAGCTACTTAAAATGTACCAAGCGTGTACCTTATATATGATATAAGCATAGCACATCTTGAACCGCTCATTTGCTTTATAGCATGATGACAATTAGAGTTATTTATCTGATTTACTAATTAACCTCTTGGTTAACCGTATCAGATAATCTTTTTATATACTAAAAATTGTAGTAGCAAGTTACATATTAAATAATAGCTAATCTTAAACCTGATAAAGTACAGAAATTACAATCCCAACTGCTTTAAAGCTGCTTTAAAAGCTTCCATACAGCTCTAGAAACCATAGCAGGACAATTGAACTCTATCTTCATTCATGTCGGCTCAGCTGGACCAAGATCCCCAAGCACAACTGTTGCAGGAATTCCAAAAGATCCTGCTAAACGCAGATTCTGCCCCTCCTCAACATGATTCTTCATTAACAACTCCCTCTGATGGATTATTGGTGTTTGCGGATCAAACTTTTGATAAATGGGTGCCTTATATTAGGCAGGCCATTGAAGCACAGCAGCTAGGTAACTTGGTAGAAGAGCTATACAACTCAGCTGAGGAAATTTTTGAGATGTCAGAGCCAAAGCTTTTACAGGATACCCAAGTTACTGACAACCTCACTGCCTCGATTGATGAACTCGATAGAGTCGAAAAGTTAATTCAATTTCAGTTGCAGGGGCAAATAACGGACCTGAATTCAGACATGAGTGCTTCGACAAATGATgtaataatgaagaagCAGGCATTAACAAGCAATAAGAAAACCACTATGAAAATATCTGAAGCTATGGTTTTGATAGATAAGATTTTTCAGATGCTAGAGCTTACGAACAGGTGCCGGGAATTAATAAAGGATGGTAACTTTTATAAGGCGCTTCAGAAGCTAGACAAGTTGGAACGACTTTATATTCACGAGTTTAAAGACTATAAGTTCACGTTTTTAGATGAAATCTATGGTTCTATTCCCAGATTGAGGACCGTAATAAAGGAAGAAAGTATAACTCTTATCAAAACGTCACTAAGTTCCAATCTTGAGAAGACATTAAGCCAAGTGGGGCAGGAGTATTTCAAGGTTTATAATGATAAGCTTCTTCCTCAATGGTTGGATATGAAAAAATCAATGAGACTAGCTAATTATAAATTCAATTCGCCAGTTGAACTGTCCTTAAGAGATGAGTCAAGCTTGAATAATTTGAACTTATCTAAATTCTACGAGTTAAAGGAAATTCATGATTCTATAATGATATTTGATGCCTTAAAAGAGACTAAGTATCTTGTTGAAGAGTTTGCCAAGGAATATGAGTTTAGGAAGGTGAAATTGGTTCATCCATTGGCGTGGAAGAGTGTAACTACTATTGGCCAGGGTGACAACGCTAGGGATGATTCATTTTACCAGCAACTAAGTTTGCCCTTTTTAAAGCAATATCTGCTGAAGATCTTGGGATTCTTGCTGTACGATAAGTACCTGCACAGGAATACAGAGTATATTTTCACGAATAATAAATACACTACTACGGAAGAGTTCTTGGAACAGTTTATGGGGAAAGTTTCCCCACATATATCAAGATTTATAAAGGCTAAACTGGTTTCAGAAGATCAGCTAGTTGATGCCAAGAACTTCTTTGGAATTTATGTGGCCATTTTGGAAAATTCTAAGCTGCCTTGCGAATCTTTGTACAAGATACAAACTACCTTGTTTGAAAAGTACTGCGGTTTGCTGATCCATATCTTTGATAAGGAGTTTAAGACCTTATTGAACGACGACGATTTTATGCCCTTAACAATTAATAATAAGGACCTTTATGAAAAGGTGCTAAAGATCTGCTGGATGAAACCAGAAGCAAGACCTTCAATTGAACAAGACGAAGATTCAGGTTTTATGGCAACACTTCCATTCTCTCCTTTGTATCCTATGACCTGTACGTTGATCAAGAAGTCATATGCTAAGATGGTTACGTTCCTGAGTACCTTTTATCGTCATGACCTTGCTCAGCTAAATATCACACTGGTGCAAACCATAGACGATATCTTCAACAAGATAGTTAACTCAAATATTCGAGCAAAGTTAGATACCACGTTTAGGGAGGAAATTGCCCAGATCCTGATCAATCTCGATTACTTTATCGTAGCTGCGAAGGATTTTAGCAACATCATGACAAAGGAGAACATAACTCAAAACCCCGATATCGAAATCAAATTGTCAGCCACTACTCAGTTGCTAGACACGAAAAAGTACGCAGAAACTAAGTTGATTGAGTTAATTGACAGCAAAGTTACCGACCTCATGGAATTTGTGGAATTGGACTGGACAACAGAAGAGATCAGGGAGGAACCAGGCTTGTCTATCAGAGATATTGCCCAATTTTTGGAGATGATGTTTACTTCCACACTCGCCAGTCTTCCTTACAGTATTAAATCTTTATTAATTTTCCGCGAATTTGACCAATTGACCAGAAAGTTCTTAGAACTGCTACTCCACAATTCTCCATCCTACATTACACCGCAGAGCGTCTTAAACTTTGAGACCGATATGAAGTTCCTGGAGAACGTTATTTCAAAAATCTTCCCAAATGAGGCAAATATGGAATCGCATCAAGATGCGGTACCTTCTTCCAATTCTTCTACTCCACTTCCTGAAAACCTCAGTTCAAAAGGCCCCAATATGATTGAAAGCAATGTTAGGTCTCTTTTCTCAACATTCACAGATTTAAACCAGCATATCCTATTAATGAAATCAAATAATTTTGAAGAGTATAAGGATTCCAGTATTAGAATGAGAAAGTATCCTAGAATTAAACCAGAAGTTGCGCAAATGCTGTTAAACAAACTTTCAAGACCAGCTAGTGCTACTACTGATGGGGACAATACTACAATTTCCGATTACAGCATCGCAAGTAATGGCAGGTTTGCCAAATTTTTTAACAGAGGAGTTTAAGCATCCAATCTTCTACAGCACATATCTCTTACGAAATAGTTTTCCTTTAAACTGTATATTTAATAAGTACTGAAATTTTATTTCATTCCGCCTATATAACAGTTGAAAAATATTATGTTCATGCTCATCGCTTGTAACACACAATCCAAGAACAAATTATCGTGAACATGGGGGACAAGAGATCCAGGTCTGATGATAAGCGGTCAGGTAAAAAGAAGTTTAAGGTAGTCTCGAATACATTAGACCCAAATACATCTGGTATATATGCTACTTGTACTAGAAGACATGAAAAGCAGGCTGCACAGGAATTTATGATCTTACTCCAAGAGAAAGTAGAAGAGTACTATGTAGATGAGTTAAAATCTAGTTCTAATGAAGATTCTAATAATCATAAAATAAATTCTGAAGATGAACTTTCTATCGAGGACCAAATTAAGAAGGAATTAGATGACCTCAAGCAGAATAAATCCATGGTTGATCCAAAACACAATAAACCACTCATCAAGCAGATACAATTGGAATGCGAATGCATGGTGTTCTTTAAAGTTCGGAAACCAATTGAGCCTGAAAGCTTCACTTTAAGACTAATGGAAGAGCTTGCGAACCCAGAGGATTTAAATAAGAAAACAAGGTACTTGCAAAAGCTAACACCAATAACAAGTTCTTGTAATGCAACTTTGGAAGAGCTAACGAAGCTGTGTCAGCGCGTTCTACCTTCACACTTTCATCAAGACAAGACTAAATCTTACAAATTTGCTATTGAAGTAACGAAGAGAAACTTTAACACTATAGACAAGCTCGATATTATTAAATTGGTAGCTAGAGAGGTAGGAAAAAGTGGCGAATTTGCACATACAGTCGACCTAAAGAACTATGACAAGCTAGTTCTTGTCCAGTGTTTCAAGAACAATATAGGTATGTCAGTTGTAGATGCGAATTACCGGACTAAGTTTAGAAAGTATAACATACAAGAACTTTACGAATCTAAATTTAAGAAGGAAGAGAACTCGCCTCAGAAAGAATGATGATTATTGTAATCAGCCCTATAAAACATAGAAGTTTGTATATTTAAAATGCATAAGCCTTAATGTTATAGGCCATTGGTGACTCCCATGCCAGCCAATCACTCTTAGTGTTCGGTAGTAGACCCATTGAGTTTAGTTTCTGCAATCCAATTGCCATTAAAACGCACTGAAATAAAACGTACATAAACATGGCAGCAATTACATTTGCATATATCTCATTATTATCCAATAAACCTCTGAATGTTGATCGAATACTGGCCACACTTTTTATTGGGCCAGATAGCAGCATTAAGGCCGTCATAAGCGGAATTACTTGGAGTGAAGTACCGGACATGTAAGACATAAAAATGTTCATTGGAATATTTTTGGCTGGAGCCAATGCTAATTGCCATGCTTTACTTATCTGTAAAGAATTGATATGCTCGGTATTCGAACGTTCTTCTCTCTTACTTGCATTAACGTTTTTAAGTTCACCTTTCTTTGAGTAACCTGGAGGAGAGGGAAGAGTATTTGAGGAAACGATTGTTATTGATTTATGATAGTTTGGATCCGTTAAGTTTCTAGCCCACTGAGGAATATTACAGGACGCCATTTAGAGTTTTTACTGTCTGTGTATTCTTGATTGCATAATAGTAACTGCCAAAATTAATGGTCTTTTAATTAAAGCTTAAAATCAACAATCACCATTTACGTGTGTGACGCTCTAAAGTTGAGCAAATAATAACTGTGTTAATGCGTCTAAATATATCTCTATATCTATTTATTCCAATGCATCTATCAATTGATTTATATTTACTGATTTATAACTGATTTATTGGTCTGTTTGTGATTTTTATGTTGTAGTGCTTCCTAAGCTTTAAATGGCAAATTGTATGCCAGTTTATTCATAAAGTTGCATAAGGCCATAAAGCACAAGCCCAGCCTGGGTCAAAACAAATGCTGATGCTGTTACTATGCTGGCGTAATGAAGCCATTCTATCATTGGGTGCTTCTCCAGTATGACTATTTGGTCCTCCAGCGTACTCTCTTCCCATTCGGAATCGGCCTTCGAACTGCTTGATGCTTGTGACAAGTACTCCAAATGTGGATACCTTTTTATTCTAGCATCTAGTACTACCATGCTTGCTTTAGATTCACAGCGGGAGGTTATATCATCGGGTATTGACGGGTTCTGTGTTATGCCAGCGCTTTGTTCATATCGCTCTATCACCATATTGAAGTACTCTAAAGCTTCAGCATTAACGTACTTGGGCTATCGatttatatataatatGACATTGTATTGTATGTGATGTGTATATATAGTACCTAACGCAAAGCAATGGCAAGGCCATTTCTTAAGTCAGTAATGTTTTAACATTTGCTGGCCTAAAATcatttaaaataaatatgAAGGGCCTCAACGTTTACTTAACCCAGGATTAAGATCCTACGGGGTTTTATTCTTGAGCTTTAGCCTTAGAAAGCAACGAGACTCCCATAGGCCACCTTACTTTGCCTCAATATTTATTGCCCTAATAACTCATGGTGTATCCAGATAGCAAAATCCCTAGCAAACCCCAGTTAGCAATAAAATACCCAAAATAATTAACCCTACCATAAAGCAAATACGCAGTTTCAAGGGGATCTCAACGCAAACTAGCAGCTAATAAGTTCGTTTAATCCATGGCGCCGTCGCTTGGTCACGTGAACATGATTAATGCCTTACAAAACTATTTTCTAATATTAAATGGAACTAAGGTCCCCTTTAACACACAGGAGGGTTCGTATCTGCGGGATATAGTTTTGAATTATGTCATTGTCATCCGTCAATAGGAATAAACTCTTAATATTATCTCCTGAAGACTCCCAGTTGTGCGATGATGTTGTAAAATATTTATTCGGTGATGTGACTGACACTACTAATTCCATCATACGAAACAAAGTATGGGAAACGAAGTATTACAGTGTATCTTTAGATATTTACTTAGGTGATTTTGTAAGTCTAAAGAATTGGTGCGATGAGTTCATGGCAGATGAATGTGCTGAGTTGAGGGATGCACTTGCCGGGATCGTCTTGCTGGTCGATGACCTGTCCAACCTGGAATTATTCGCTGCAATGGTTGACTCTGCTAAATTCAAGGACGGCAAGTTGCTCGTTGTATGCAATATAGGGTCTGATACCCTAACCGAGGACGATGTAGAGCGTCAGAATGCCAATATGCTAGGTACGGGAATAACGTTTCTGAATTGGCATAATGAGGGAAAGAATTCGTTTGGAGAGGCGATTGGAAGAAGCCAGCTCAAGGAATTGTTTGATGTGCACCAATGGGACACCCATGACTTTCAGTTAAAGAAGGTTTCCTCCTCAGACACAGCCGATCAATCCAAATTTGATCCAGCGTCAATGGGGAATATTGTTACACAGTTAAAACAAGCTAGGGAAAGGTACTTAGAAATTACTGATGCAAAAGATGCAGAAGAGTACGCTAACGGTTTGGCTTGGGATATAACAGAGAAACTCGTTGGCAATGAATGAAAGGTCATCTAATCGACCTACTCCCGTTGAAAGGCCTGTAACT
This window contains:
- the MRX20 gene encoding Mrx20p (Syntenic homolog of Ashbya gossypii AFR253W; Syntenic homolog of Saccharomyces cerevisiae YFR045W; 1-intron in Ashbya gossypii), yielding MSNERNSGIADNNASSMHITHNNVMPAVMAGTTAAVFQTVISHPFEYVKTGLQLHRSLPGAEPLQMIHPVKYYFSGCSALNVGVLIKTAARFSTFEWACKALQDPSLPEEPIKGVRLLVAGAITGFVESLCVIPFESIKTTMIENSILVSSQAVGPEKPIKSAVNAGSPVRRTFHNPVLENRESIHRYYEQHPSRNLISAVKEMYMTRGVRAFLQGSMPTITRQLGNSVVRFTVYTWLRQLISPNKAPNELQATGLGIVSSGAVVLLTQPIDVVKTRMQGKHALFLYRNSLECAYRIFVEEGFRHMWKGWVPRLFKVGLSGGISFGVYQYFENLFTHMAKSSAMKP
- the DUG1 gene encoding metallodipeptidase (Syntenic homolog of Ashbya gossypii AFR252C; Syntenic homolog of Saccharomyces cerevisiae YFR044C (DUG1)), with translation MKISLFGLLEANLTIFGSLLLLNLFPIKASASFLPLDTPIITADMNGNHNFTEIFHKIDELTPKFLSRLQTAIEIPAVSSNYKLRDQVIQKGEFIAEELQKLGFTDIQKKDLGFQTTEDGEKVKLPPVIFSRYGSDPNKKTLLVYCHYDVQPASKSDGWITEPFKFHVDVEKQLVRGRGVSDDTGPLTGWLNVVEAYRALNLELPVNLVTCFEGMEESGSLGLDELIADEANKYFKDVDSVCITDNTWLGTRNPALTYGLRGVHYYSATVRGAAVDLHSGGFGGAVAEPMTDLIAVLNSLVDGKGKILIDGIDAMVPPVTDAERALYEKIDYSPEEMEASIGANISLYDNKVDLLMHRWRFPSLSIHGIEGAFSDPGEKTVIPGKVIGKFSIRTVSNIDDTKLDKLVIEHCNKVFKSLNSPNSFSVEIRNAGPYWRSDPSNEVFASAAKAIKDVFHKEPEYTMEGGSIPITITFQEKLKAPVLLLPIGRIDDGAHSTNEKLDFSNYYGGMKVIAAYMQYYADAA
- the SEC15 gene encoding Rab GTPase-binding exocyst subunit SEC15 (Syntenic homolog of Ashbya gossypii AFR251C; Syntenic homolog of Saccharomyces cerevisiae YGL233W (SEC15)), whose translation is MSAQLDQDPQAQLLQEFQKILLNADSAPPQHDSSLTTPSDGLLVFADQTFDKWVPYIRQAIEAQQLGNLVEELYNSAEEIFEMSEPKLLQDTQVTDNLTASIDELDRVEKLIQFQLQGQITDLNSDMSASTNDVIMKKQALTSNKKTTMKISEAMVLIDKIFQMLELTNRCRELIKDGNFYKALQKLDKLERLYIHEFKDYKFTFLDEIYGSIPRLRTVIKEESITLIKTSLSSNLEKTLSQVGQEYFKVYNDKLLPQWLDMKKSMRLANYKFNSPVELSLRDESSLNNLNLSKFYELKEIHDSIMIFDALKETKYLVEEFAKEYEFRKVKLVHPLAWKSVTTIGQGDNARDDSFYQQLSLPFLKQYLLKILGFLLYDKYLHRNTEYIFTNNKYTTTEEFLEQFMGKVSPHISRFIKAKLVSEDQLVDAKNFFGIYVAILENSKLPCESLYKIQTTLFEKYCGLLIHIFDKEFKTLLNDDDFMPLTINNKDLYEKVLKICWMKPEARPSIEQDEDSGFMATLPFSPLYPMTCTLIKKSYAKMVTFLSTFYRHDLAQLNITLVQTIDDIFNKIVNSNIRAKLDTTFREEIAQILINLDYFIVAAKDFSNIMTKENITQNPDIEIKLSATTQLLDTKKYAETKLIELIDSKVTDLMEFVELDWTTEEIREEPGLSIRDIAQFLEMMFTSTLASLPYSIKSLLIFREFDQLTRKFLELLLHNSPSYITPQSVLNFETDMKFLENVISKIFPNEANMESHQDAVPSSNSSTPLPENLSSKGPNMIESNVRSLFSTFTDLNQHILLMKSNNFEEYKDSSIRMRKYPRIKPEVAQMLLNKLSRPASATTDGDNTTISDYSIASNGRFAKFFNRGV
- the TAN1 gene encoding putative tRNA acetyltransferase (Syntenic homolog of Ashbya gossypii AFR250C; Syntenic homolog of Saccharomyces cerevisiae YGL232W (TAN1)) — its product is MGDKRSRSDDKRSGKKKFKVVSNTLDPNTSGIYATCTRRHEKQAAQEFMILLQEKVEEYYVDELKSSSNEDSNNHKINSEDELSIEDQIKKELDDLKQNKSMVDPKHNKPLIKQIQLECECMVFFKVRKPIEPESFTLRLMEELANPEDLNKKTRYLQKLTPITSSCNATLEELTKLCQRVLPSHFHQDKTKSYKFAIEVTKRNFNTIDKLDIIKLVAREVGKSGEFAHTVDLKNYDKLVLVQCFKNNIGMSVVDANYRTKFRKYNIQELYESKFKKEENSPQKE
- the EMC4 gene encoding chaperone EMC4 (Syntenic homolog of Ashbya gossypii AFR249W; Syntenic homolog of Saccharomyces cerevisiae YGL231C (EMC4)), which codes for MASCNIPQWARNLTDPNYHKSITIVSSNTLPSPPGYSKKGELKNVNASKREERSNTEHINSLQISKAWQLALAPAKNIPMNIFMSYMSGTSLQVIPLMTALMLLSGPIKSVASIRSTFRGLLDNNEIYANVIAAMFMYVLFQCVLMAIGLQKLNSMGLLPNTKSDWLAWESPMAYNIKAYAF
- the IRC6 gene encoding Irc6p (Syntenic homolog of Ashbya gossypii AFR248C; Syntenic homolog of Saccharomyces cerevisiae YFR043C (IRC6)), with the translated sequence MSLSSVNRNKLLILSPEDSQLCDDVVKYLFGDVTDTTNSIIRNKVWETKYYSVSLDIYLGDFVSLKNWCDEFMADECAELRDALAGIVLLVDDLSNLELFAAMVDSAKFKDGKLLVVCNIGSDTLTEDDVERQNANMLGTGITFLNWHNEGKNSFGEAIGRSQLKELFDVHQWDTHDFQLKKVSSSDTADQSKFDPASMGNIVTQLKQARERYLEITDAKDAEEYANGLAWDITEKLVGNE